In Topomyia yanbarensis strain Yona2022 chromosome 2, ASM3024719v1, whole genome shotgun sequence, one DNA window encodes the following:
- the LOC131678379 gene encoding uncharacterized protein LOC131678379, translated as MLNDEVQPDVRNAAAVCVKLPEFWKTDPEMWFAQAEAQFVLANVVKDDTKFYHIVAKVDQSVICHITDLVSKPPQQQKYQALKARFALSSEARLERLLNASDLGDMRPTHLLAKMQEKSAGLNVNENLLKMLFLQRMPAHIRPVLTISDGTLAKLAEMADKMLEQPQDSTVSTSSTANDQLDRMNKQIEVLSADIRRLKANPDTYRSRSSSRSRNSNDLCWYHQKYGAKAQRCKQPCQFRSKN; from the coding sequence ATGTTGAACGACGAAGTGCAACCAGATGTGCGGAACGCAGCCGCTGTTTGTGTGAAATTGCCAGAGTTCTGGAAAACTGATCCTGAAATGTGGTTTGCGCAGGCTGAGGCGCAATTTGTATTAGCAAATGTGGTAAAAGACGACACAAAGTTCTACCACATTGTAGCCAAAGTGGATCAATCTGTGATATGCCATATTACTGATTTGGTATCGAAGCCACCTCAGCAACAAAAGTATCAGGCTCTAAAAGCTCGCTTTGCACTATCCTCTGAAGCACGATTGGAACGACTACTCAATGCATCAGATCTCGGCGATATGCGTCCGACGCATTTGCTAGCAAAAATGCAGGAAAAATCAGCTGGCCTTAATGTCAACGAGAATTTGCTAAAGATGTTGTTCTTACAACGGATGCCAGCTCACATTCGTCCCGTTTTAACCATCAGTGATGGAACATTAGCCAAACTAGCAGAAATGGCCGACAAAATGTTGGAACAACCTCAAGATTCAACAGTTTCAACATCATCAACAGCAAACGATCAGTTGGATCGCATGAACAAGCAGATAGAAGTTCTCAGCGCTGATATTCGTCGTCTCAAAGCTAATCCAGATACTTATCGAAGTCGGTCTTCGTCGAGGTCCCGAAATTCCAACGATCTGTGTTGGTATCACCAGAAGTACGGAGCAAAGGCTCAACGATGCAAACAACCATGTCAGTTCCGTTCAAAAAACTAA